From uncultured Pseudodesulfovibrio sp.:
GTGTGACGATGACGTCCACTTTGTCGCCGGGACGAACGAACCCGGACAACCCCATAACCTCGTTTCCCTTGACGGCCATGGCACGCATGCCAGGTTCAATAAGGGCACTGACACCACCGCCAATAACGGATTCATCAGCCAACCGCATGGTTGTTACGGCTTCATTGGCGCCAACGGATTGATTGACCACACGACCAAGAAGCTGGCCGGGATCTGAAAATGCACCTGAAGGACGAGAATCCTTAGTGTACTTGCGAACTTCCATCATTTCTTCGGTCAGCTTGAGACCGCGATTAATATCCACCTTGGCCACGACCACGGGAACCGTTTCGGCAACCTGCTGAGCAGGTCCCTTTCGAGTCACATTGCTAGACCACTGAAAGATCAGCACACCGGCCACGATTGCCAGAATCAGTGACAGGGTAATTTGTATCAGGGCTCTCTTGGACTTACTCATGACGTCCCTCCTTTAATAACTGCCATGGACAGCACCGGTCTGCCATGCATGCAAAATCATGGCAGTTGCGGTGCCCACGGCAATGGCCACGCCGTAGCAAAGCCGAGGCAGGACCTTTTCTGTATTGGTAGGGGCAAAATTGAACTTTCGGGTCGCCACGAAGACAGAGAAGGTATTTACAAGATTGCCCATGACGGCCTTGAAGACCTTTCTGTCAAAGGCAAGCACGCCGAGGCCATAAATACCGCCAGCAATGCAGGTGAATAAAAAAGCAGTCAAGGTGCTGGAGAAACCGAGCCATGCTCCAACTCCAGCCATCAACTTCACATCGCCCGCGCCCATCACACCTAAAAAATATGGAAATGCCATAGCGATAAATCCGAGAGCGAATCCGCCTGCGGCGAACTTTAGCCCTTCGACCCCGCCGAACACGGTATGTGTGGCGAACCCGGCCAGAATGACCGGAAAGGTGAGCCAGTTATATATACGCTGACTTTTGATGTCGGTGATGGTTGCAATGAGCAGTGCCACTGCGAGCACTATACTGATAAGTAAATTCATGGTTCCCCCGATGGTCTTCTGAGCCGATCTGGTTGTCTTCGCTTTCCCTCGAAGACAAAACTGGGGCTGGCGGGCCTTTCCCGCTAGCCCCGGTTCGGCTGCTCTGGCTGCTTCCGTTAAACGGTTAGCTGTTTCGACTAAAGATTAGGGAGTAGCTGCGGTTGCTGCGCTCATCTGCCCGGTGATGTACTGGAAGGTCGAAACGACCTGGCCACCGAGAGAAGTAGTTGCACCGACGATACCGGCAGCGATCAGGGCGGCGATAAGGCCGTATTCAATAGCGGTTGCGCCTTCTTCGTCGAGGATAAGGTTCATAAGCTTGGTCATTGTCATTCTCCTTGGTTTGTTTCGTGAAAAATCGAAATTTGTTTTTTTGCTGTTAATCACCAGCCACGATTTCGATAAAGCAACCCGTGTGCCATACAAAGAAAAACTTTATTTTTTATAATTCAAGTAATCAAAATATAAGGAGAAAAAAAATTATTTCATTCGTAAACATCTGTTTTAACTGCACCCTCCTTTTAGACGAATCTATTTTTTTTAGATTCAAACAAAAAAATATTCTCCTCTATTTCCATAAAATCCGCTTAAATTTCAGAAGATTAACACTATCCATAAAAAATGGATCCACGTATAAAAGTTCACATTCAGGACTCCAAACTCAAGAATTAGGTGCTTTCACACCCAATTCTTGAGTTCATTAGTCCAGAATAACCACAAAAGATGGATACACCGATTCAGGTGTCGAACAAAAGGGAAGGAGAAAGGAAGGGGAAAAGGAAACTATGTGACTAATTCTTAAATAATATCGGGTTAATATCGTGCTTTTTCAATTTGTTCCAAAGATTCTTCGCCGATACACCAAGTACACTTGCCGCTTCGGTCTGGGTTCCCCCGCATGCACGCAGGGCGTTCTCGATAAGCACTTTTTCATAATCGATAAGAGCTTGTTTCAAAGGGATTCCTTCGCTCACGGGCAAATGCATGCCTACATCTGCCACAGGAGATGTATTGGTAAAAGCCTGATCAACCTCAGCGGGGGTTATAGTCGTAGATTTACAAAAAATGGCAGCGCGTTCCACAGCATTGGCGAACTGACGCACGTTACCCGGCCAATCATAGTTGAAGAATATTTCCATGGCCGCACTGGACACAGAACTGATGTCCGTACCAAGTCGTCGGTTAGCTCGATCAAGAAAGAATTCAGCCAATTGAGGAAGATCCGACTTGCGATCCCTGAGCGGCGGCAACACCAATGTCGCAACATTCAATCTATAATAAAGATCGCTACGGAATTTCCCTTCTTCAACACGCTGCTCCAACTCCTGGTTGGTTGCTGCGATAATACGCACATCATAGATAATGGGTTTGGCCCCCCCCACGCGTTCAGCCTGTTTTTGCTCCACCGCCCGCAACAGTTTGGGTTGCAGATGCAATGGCATATCGCCAATTTCATCAAGCAGGAGGGAGCCGCCCTTGGCCTGCTCAAACTTACCCTGCTTCATGGAAGTCGCGCCGGTAAAAGCCCCCTTCTCATGTCCAAACAATTCGGATTCTATAAGATTTTCAGGAATGGCAGCACAGTTGATCTTAACAAATGGCTCTTTGGCCCGTGCACTCAAGGCATGAATGACATCTGAAACAAGTTCCTTACCGGTGCCGGTTTCACCCATAATCAAAACATCGGCATTGAGTTCGGCCACGCGTACAAGCCGTTCCTTGACCGCCATCATGGGAACTGATTGACCGATGATGGAATGCAACGGGCTGGTGCCGCCCTTCCGTTTCAGTTCGGACAGCTCTTTCTGCATCCGCCGCTTTTCCAATGCACGACGGACCACCACTTCCATTTCTCCCAATGAAAACGGCTTGGTGAAATAGTCATATGCACCGCGCTGCATGGCTTTGACGCCAGAATCCTTGGACGAATAACCGGTCATGACAATGATATCCACGCCAGGTGCGGCCTCTGCCAAATGTGGCAAAGCATCCAGCCCGGACATACCAGGCAGCTTTATATCATGAAGAATGAGATCGAACTTTCCAGCATCTGCCTTTTTAATACCATCTTCAGCTGTCGAAGCGGTATCCACGTCATATCCCTTGTCGATTAATGCTTCGACAAGCATTCCCTGAAAAGCTCGGTCATCATCTACAATCAATATTCGCTCTGCCACAGGCTTACTCCTGAATGTCTTTCTACCCACATTTGGATTTTACATGAAACGTAAAATCTTATCCACAAAAAATAGATATTCGCACCGTTACTTATCAATACGAATCCTAGAGCTCTTTGGTCACAAAAATTTTTATTATATAAATCCAAGATCATATACCACACCATTGCCAACCGTCATTCTGGTTGGCACAGCCATTGTATATATATTCCCATAGACAACACCAAAGCAGTAAAAAATGGAACTCAAGGAGAACGGGGATGAATCATAAAGACACTAAACGCCAAGGACTCGCAGCGGTCGAACTCGCCTTGATGCTTCCCGTGCTAGCCCTTCTGCTCATGCTTTTGGTTGAAGGGGCCAATGCAATACACACATATTCCTCGTTGATCGAAGCCAGCCGAGAAGGCGCACGGCATGTGCTTCTGGAAGGAAGTGATGCTGACGTAGAAGCCCTTGTCGCCGCACTGGTTACAGACATCGACAGTGCTGACCTCAATACCAACGTGACAACAGACACGGTGAGCCAAACGGTCACCGTCGAAGTGTCGTATAAATATGAACTGTTCGGCAATGCCAGCAGCACCACACCTATAGGGGAAAGCAATGACAATTCATTCCAGTTCGTCGCGCAGACAACCATGCCGATGCCCTAAATCCCGCAAGGGATCAACAACGGCCATGATTGCCATGCTGCTCCCCTTTCTTCTGGGAGTTACGGGCATCGCCATTGATATGGGGAACACATACATGACGCACACCCGGCTTCAAGCCGCTGTGGACGCAGGAGCTTTGGCTGGAAGTCTGGAACTCCCATACGACCCAGACCTTTCCAAAGGCATTGTGCAGCAGGCCGTTGAGTCGATGGTGGACAAAAACATGGAAAGTGCTGAAGTAAAATCCGTTGTTGCCGGCACCGAAATCCGAAGCGTGGAAGTCACGGCACAGGCAGAAGTCAACCTCCTGCTCATGTCTGTCCTCGGCATGTCCGACTCCACGGTTGAAGCACGGGCAACAGCCGGATTCAACAAGCTGGAAGTTGTTTTCGTCATCGACAATTCCGGTTCGATGAAAGGCACACCGATCACTATGGTAAAACAGGCCTCTATTGAGTTAACCGAACTCCTGATTCCTGACGGCGCAACACCGGACACCAAAGTCGGTCTCGTACCGTTCAGAGGCAAAGTTCGCATAGGCGAAGAATCCGGCCTTGATGCAGGCTGTTACAATGCTGACGGCACCCTCAACGAAGGCATCCACGAAGATTTCATGGACGACTACTGGCGTCTCTCCTCCTACTACAGACGAAAAATTACTCTGGATACATGCTCCGACCTGCCCAAGGCATTACCCCTGAGCAAAAACAAAAATCTCGTCATTGATTCCATCAATACCCAGACCGCAACAGGCGCATGGTCCGGCACGGTCATTCCTGAAGGTATCAAGTGGGCACGTCACATCCTGACACCGGAAGCCCCATACACTCAGGCTGGTGACAAGGAAGATTTCCGAAAGATAATGATCGTACTCACTGACGGAGACACCGAAGACGGCGAGTGCGGCGGCAGCTACAGGGCTTCATATCGCCCCAACAATTATTGGACCAACGCCTATTTTGGCAGCGGACGGGATGACGCACACTGTGAAAATAGTGGTGTCCTTAATAACGACATGCTCTCCGAAGCTCAGTTGGCCAAGGATGCGGGTGTGGAAATATTTGCCATCCGATTTGGCAGTTCAGACTATACGGATATAGCACTCATGAAAGAAATTGCATCCAGTAAGCCTGGAACAAACGACCATTACTTCGATGCACCATCCGTGTACGACATCCCCGAGATATTCAAGCAAATAGGCAAGCAGCTCGGCTGGCGCCTGCTGTAGGGAGACAGAGGTTATGCGCAAAAACACAAACAACTCCCGCAACAAAGGAATGGCTGCCGTTGAGATGGCTCTTGTCCTTCCCATCCTGTTCATGCTGATCATGGGCATTGTCGAAGGAGGGAATGCCGCATACTCATGGTTGACCGTACAAAAGGCCGCCCAGATTG
This genomic window contains:
- a CDS encoding TadE/TadG family type IV pilus assembly protein; translated protein: MNHKDTKRQGLAAVELALMLPVLALLLMLLVEGANAIHTYSSLIEASREGARHVLLEGSDADVEALVAALVTDIDSADLNTNVTTDTVSQTVTVEVSYKYELFGNASSTTPIGESNDNSFQFVAQTTMPMP
- the cpaB gene encoding Flp pilus assembly protein CpaB → MSKSKRALIQITLSLILAIVAGVLIFQWSSNVTRKGPAQQVAETVPVVVAKVDINRGLKLTEEMMEVRKYTKDSRPSGAFSDPGQLLGRVVNQSVGANEAVTTMRLADESVIGGGVSALIEPGMRAMAVKGNEVMGLSGFVRPGDKVDVIVTLVVGREEIPVTKLVLENIKVIATGTQLTPPDEDGKAASVDVYTLELSPPQSERLALAATQGTLNFALRNEQDEKMVRTTGSNIPKTLAALRPSAPTRHIKRKKTDKVEVITGAMRSSVKF
- a CDS encoding A24 family peptidase — translated: MNLLISIVLAVALLIATITDIKSQRIYNWLTFPVILAGFATHTVFGGVEGLKFAAGGFALGFIAMAFPYFLGVMGAGDVKLMAGVGAWLGFSSTLTAFLFTCIAGGIYGLGVLAFDRKVFKAVMGNLVNTFSVFVATRKFNFAPTNTEKVLPRLCYGVAIAVGTATAMILHAWQTGAVHGSY
- a CDS encoding Flp family type IVb pilin — encoded protein: MTKLMNLILDEEGATAIEYGLIAALIAAGIVGATTSLGGQVVSTFQYITGQMSAATAATP
- a CDS encoding sigma-54 dependent transcriptional regulator produces the protein MAERILIVDDDRAFQGMLVEALIDKGYDVDTASTAEDGIKKADAGKFDLILHDIKLPGMSGLDALPHLAEAAPGVDIIVMTGYSSKDSGVKAMQRGAYDYFTKPFSLGEMEVVVRRALEKRRMQKELSELKRKGGTSPLHSIIGQSVPMMAVKERLVRVAELNADVLIMGETGTGKELVSDVIHALSARAKEPFVKINCAAIPENLIESELFGHEKGAFTGATSMKQGKFEQAKGGSLLLDEIGDMPLHLQPKLLRAVEQKQAERVGGAKPIIYDVRIIAATNQELEQRVEEGKFRSDLYYRLNVATLVLPPLRDRKSDLPQLAEFFLDRANRRLGTDISSVSSAAMEIFFNYDWPGNVRQFANAVERAAIFCKSTTITPAEVDQAFTNTSPVADVGMHLPVSEGIPLKQALIDYEKVLIENALRACGGTQTEAASVLGVSAKNLWNKLKKHDINPILFKN
- a CDS encoding TadE/TadG family type IV pilus assembly protein codes for the protein MTIHSSSSRRQPCRCPKSRKGSTTAMIAMLLPFLLGVTGIAIDMGNTYMTHTRLQAAVDAGALAGSLELPYDPDLSKGIVQQAVESMVDKNMESAEVKSVVAGTEIRSVEVTAQAEVNLLLMSVLGMSDSTVEARATAGFNKLEVVFVIDNSGSMKGTPITMVKQASIELTELLIPDGATPDTKVGLVPFRGKVRIGEESGLDAGCYNADGTLNEGIHEDFMDDYWRLSSYYRRKITLDTCSDLPKALPLSKNKNLVIDSINTQTATGAWSGTVIPEGIKWARHILTPEAPYTQAGDKEDFRKIMIVLTDGDTEDGECGGSYRASYRPNNYWTNAYFGSGRDDAHCENSGVLNNDMLSEAQLAKDAGVEIFAIRFGSSDYTDIALMKEIASSKPGTNDHYFDAPSVYDIPEIFKQIGKQLGWRLL